In a genomic window of Pseudoxanthomonas indica:
- a CDS encoding ParD-like family protein, translating into MGIVNIDDELHDQLRRACTVTSRSINAQANFWIKVGMLCEMNPGLTFQEVVAEQLRSAGVRPKPLQAART; encoded by the coding sequence ATGGGCATCGTCAACATCGACGACGAACTGCACGACCAGCTTCGCCGTGCCTGCACCGTCACCAGCCGCTCCATCAATGCCCAGGCCAACTTCTGGATCAAGGTCGGCATGCTCTGCGAAATGAATCCCGGGCTGACCTTCCAGGAGGTCGTGGCCGAGCAGCTGCGTTCGGCGGGCGTGCGGCCCAAACCGCTGCAGGCCGCGCGCACGTGA
- a CDS encoding amidohydrolase family protein → MQSVLPTLRAAAGVLLAMVTFAAAAQDLAVVGARVYPSPEATPIDDATVWIRDGRIAAVGARADVTLPAGVRIIDGRGMSVTTGFWNSHIHLIKPPFHEPDAQAAATLSDALRDRYSRWGFTTLFDIASLPGDARALRARIGCGEVQGPQLLTVDMPFFPEHGTPIYVRELWQQTHAPSAEVTTAQQARARAEAQIAAGADGVKLFTGAITGGPNEVVPMSVDIARATVEAAHAHGKPAFAHPTNPAGLAIAVDSGVDVLVHAAPESGEWTPDFVARLKADDMALIPTLTLFSAELLREGVPEAVVRELVKNSQQQLQAMSQAGGQILFGTDAGFHETYDTHLEYRLMAEAGMDWRAILASLTTAPAQRFGQASGRGRLQAGYAGDLVVLGSDPQAQPEAFADVRLTVHDGRVLFDATQAPASEAAGSD, encoded by the coding sequence ATGCAAAGCGTATTGCCGACCCTGCGCGCCGCGGCCGGCGTGCTGCTTGCGATGGTGACCTTCGCCGCCGCCGCGCAGGATCTGGCCGTGGTGGGCGCACGCGTGTATCCCTCGCCCGAAGCGACGCCCATCGACGATGCCACCGTCTGGATTCGCGACGGCCGCATCGCGGCGGTGGGTGCGCGCGCCGACGTCACGCTGCCTGCGGGCGTGCGCATCATCGACGGCCGCGGCATGAGCGTGACCACCGGTTTCTGGAACAGCCACATCCATCTGATCAAGCCGCCGTTCCATGAGCCGGATGCGCAAGCGGCAGCGACCTTGTCGGACGCATTACGGGATCGCTACAGCCGCTGGGGCTTTACCACGCTGTTCGACATCGCCTCGCTGCCGGGCGATGCCCGTGCGCTGCGCGCACGCATCGGCTGCGGCGAAGTCCAGGGCCCGCAATTGCTGACCGTGGACATGCCGTTCTTTCCCGAGCACGGCACGCCGATCTACGTGCGTGAGCTGTGGCAACAGACACACGCGCCCAGCGCCGAGGTGACGACGGCGCAACAGGCACGTGCGCGGGCCGAAGCGCAGATCGCCGCCGGCGCCGATGGGGTCAAGCTGTTCACCGGCGCCATAACGGGCGGGCCGAATGAAGTGGTGCCGATGTCCGTGGACATCGCCCGCGCCACCGTCGAAGCCGCGCATGCGCATGGCAAACCGGCGTTCGCGCATCCGACCAACCCGGCGGGGCTGGCGATCGCCGTGGACAGTGGCGTGGACGTGCTGGTGCATGCAGCGCCGGAATCAGGCGAGTGGACGCCGGACTTCGTGGCGCGGCTGAAGGCCGATGACATGGCGCTGATTCCCACGCTGACCCTGTTCTCTGCCGAACTGCTGCGCGAAGGTGTACCCGAGGCAGTGGTACGCGAGCTGGTGAAGAATTCGCAGCAACAGTTGCAGGCGATGTCGCAGGCCGGCGGGCAGATTCTGTTCGGCACCGACGCCGGTTTTCACGAGACCTACGACACCCATCTGGAATATCGCCTGATGGCGGAGGCGGGCATGGACTGGCGCGCCATCCTGGCCAGCCTGACCACCGCACCGGCGCAGCGCTTCGGCCAGGCGAGCGGGCGCGGTCGATTGCAGGCAGGGTACGCGGGCGATCTGGTTGTGCTCGGTTCGGACCCGCAAGCGCAGCCGGAGGCATTTGCCGATGTCAGGCTGACCGTGCACGACGGCCGGGTGCTGTTCGATGCCACGCAGGCGCCTGCGTCGGAGGCGGCGGGCAGCGACTGA
- a CDS encoding glutathione S-transferase family protein, giving the protein MIPTITAFESSPDRGRGLARDMRVRWALEEVGQPYDVRLLSFAELKQPAHRKLQPFGQIPTYEEDDLVLFESGAILLHLGERHGVLLPKDANARLRAISWMFAALNTIEPPVFERSMMQVLERKEPWFEARSAMVDQRVRQRFGELVQHLGDADWLDGEFSAGDLMMVTVLMRADALGFVEEFPALAAYLARGKARPAFQRAFEAQASVFQLAQARENATT; this is encoded by the coding sequence ATGATCCCCACCATTACCGCCTTTGAATCCTCCCCCGATCGCGGCCGCGGCCTGGCGCGCGACATGCGCGTGCGCTGGGCGCTGGAAGAGGTGGGCCAGCCTTACGACGTGCGCCTGCTGTCGTTCGCCGAGCTCAAGCAGCCGGCGCATCGCAAGTTGCAGCCGTTCGGGCAGATTCCTACCTACGAGGAAGATGATCTGGTGCTGTTCGAGTCCGGCGCCATCCTGCTGCATCTGGGCGAACGCCATGGCGTGCTGTTGCCGAAAGACGCGAATGCGCGCCTGCGCGCGATCAGTTGGATGTTCGCGGCGCTCAACACCATCGAGCCGCCGGTGTTCGAGCGTTCGATGATGCAGGTGCTGGAGCGCAAGGAGCCGTGGTTCGAGGCGCGCTCGGCGATGGTTGACCAGCGCGTGCGCCAGCGCTTCGGCGAACTGGTGCAGCACCTGGGCGATGCCGACTGGCTGGACGGCGAGTTCAGCGCCGGCGACTTGATGATGGTGACGGTGCTGATGCGCGCCGACGCGCTTGGCTTTGTCGAGGAATTTCCTGCGCTGGCCGCGTACCTGGCGCGTGGCAAGGCGCGGCCGGCGTTCCAACGGGCGTTCGAGGCGCAGGCATCGGTGTTCCAACTGGCACAGGCGCGCGAGAACGCAACAACCTGA
- the mfd gene encoding transcription-repair coupling factor, translated as MPKNPTPPATSPSLLPQGAHTRAWWRAPASVTALPWFLIRAARQHEGPLLVIARDNHHAHQIEGDLHTLLGAGADLPVLPFPDWETLPYDQFSPHPDIVSQRLAALHRLPTLARGIVVVPVQTLLQRLPPLRHIVGGSFDYRTGQVLDFDAEKRRLEAASYRHVPQVLDPGDFAVRGGLLDVYPMGASAPLRIELLDDTIDSIRAFDPESQRSLDRIASVQLLPGREVPLDETSVARAMDQLRDRFDVDTRRSALYQDLKSGLAPAGVEYYLPLFFEQTATLFDYLGDRVLPVLADGADACAEAFWATTRNRYEQRRHDVERPLLPPDELYLSPEALRERLNQQPRVELCAPDHPRHAEALALGEQPAPALPIAQKDHTPGVALRSFLDSYRGRVLIAADSAGRREALLEVLQSAELKPEVVPDFASFAPSSSGRRGREAPDEGAAASGDGLPRFAIAVAPLEDGFALDDPQLVILTERQLFPDRATQPNRRKRSVREPESIIRDLGELSEGAPIVHEDHGVGRYRGLIVLEAGGLPGEYLEIEYAKGDRLYVPVAQLHLISRYSGASVETAPLHSLGGEAWTKAKKKAAEKVRDVAAELLEIQARRQARAGLALPVDRGMYEPFAAAFPFEETPDQHHAIESVLRDLGSSQPMDRVVCGDVGFGKTEVALRAAFAAASAGKQVAVLVPTTLLAEQHYRNFRDRFADWPLRVEVLSRFKTAKEIKAELEKLAEGKLDVIVGTHRLLQPDVKFRDLGLVIVDEEQRFGVRQKEALKALRANVHLLTLTATPIPRTLNMAMAGLRDLSIIATPPANRMAVQTFITPWDGPLLKESFQRELSRGGQVYFLHNDVESIGRMQRDLQELVPEARIGVAHGQMPERELEQVMLGFQKQRFNVLLCTTIIESGIDIPNANTIIINRADRFGLAQLHQLRGRVGRSHHRSYAYLVVPDKRSMTADAERRLDAIAAMDELGAGFMLATHDLEIRGAGELLGEDQSGQMAEIGFSLYTELLERAVKSIRQGKLPDADLGQESRGAEVELHVPALIPDDYLPDVHTRLTLYKRISSARDVDELRDLQVEMIDRFGLLPDQVKYLFATAELKLTATALGIRKLDLGEAGGRIVFESKPNIDPMAVIQLIQKQPKLYTMDGPDKLRVKVPLPEAADRFNAAKGLLTTLKAA; from the coding sequence ATGCCCAAGAATCCTACGCCTCCCGCTACTTCCCCCTCCCTGCTGCCGCAAGGCGCGCACACCCGCGCCTGGTGGCGCGCGCCGGCTTCGGTCACGGCGCTGCCGTGGTTCCTGATTCGCGCGGCGCGCCAGCACGAGGGCCCGCTGCTGGTCATCGCGCGCGACAACCATCACGCGCATCAGATTGAAGGCGACCTGCATACCTTGCTGGGCGCCGGTGCGGATCTGCCGGTGCTGCCGTTCCCGGATTGGGAAACCCTGCCCTACGATCAATTCAGCCCGCACCCGGACATCGTCTCGCAGCGGCTGGCCGCCTTGCATCGCCTGCCCACGCTGGCGCGCGGCATCGTGGTGGTGCCGGTGCAGACGCTGCTGCAGCGTTTGCCACCGTTGCGCCACATCGTCGGCGGCAGCTTCGACTACCGCACCGGCCAGGTGCTGGATTTCGATGCGGAAAAGCGCCGGCTGGAAGCGGCCAGCTACCGCCATGTGCCGCAGGTGCTGGACCCGGGCGACTTCGCCGTGCGCGGTGGCCTGCTCGATGTGTATCCGATGGGCGCGTCCGCGCCGCTGCGCATCGAACTGCTCGACGACACCATCGACTCCATCCGCGCATTCGATCCCGAAAGCCAGCGCTCGCTGGATCGCATCGCCAGCGTGCAATTGCTGCCCGGCCGCGAAGTGCCGCTCGACGAGACCTCGGTGGCACGCGCGATGGATCAGTTGCGTGACCGGTTCGACGTGGATACCCGCCGCAGCGCGCTCTACCAGGATTTGAAATCCGGCCTGGCGCCGGCTGGTGTGGAGTACTACCTGCCGCTGTTCTTCGAGCAGACCGCCACCCTGTTCGACTACCTGGGCGATCGCGTGCTGCCGGTGCTGGCCGACGGCGCCGATGCCTGCGCCGAAGCGTTCTGGGCCACCACCCGCAATCGCTACGAACAGCGCCGCCATGATGTCGAGCGGCCACTGTTGCCACCGGATGAGTTGTACCTGTCACCGGAAGCCCTGCGCGAACGCCTGAACCAACAGCCGCGGGTGGAACTCTGCGCGCCCGATCACCCGCGCCATGCCGAGGCCCTGGCACTGGGCGAGCAACCGGCCCCCGCGCTGCCGATTGCGCAGAAGGACCACACCCCCGGCGTGGCGCTGCGCAGTTTCCTCGACAGCTATCGCGGTCGCGTGCTGATTGCCGCCGACTCGGCCGGTCGTCGCGAGGCGCTGCTGGAAGTGCTGCAGTCGGCCGAGCTGAAACCCGAAGTCGTCCCGGACTTCGCCAGCTTTGCACCTTCCTCCTCCGGGAGAAGGGGGCGCGAAGCGCCGGATGAAGGTGCGGCAGCGTCGGGAGACGGGCTACCTCGCTTCGCCATTGCCGTGGCGCCGTTGGAAGACGGCTTTGCCCTGGACGATCCGCAGCTCGTCATCCTCACCGAGCGCCAGCTGTTCCCGGATCGCGCCACCCAGCCCAACCGGCGCAAGCGCAGCGTGCGCGAGCCGGAAAGCATCATCCGCGATCTGGGCGAACTGAGCGAAGGCGCGCCGATCGTCCACGAGGATCATGGCGTGGGCCGCTACCGCGGGCTGATCGTGCTCGAAGCCGGTGGCCTGCCCGGCGAATACCTGGAAATCGAATACGCCAAGGGCGACCGCCTGTACGTGCCGGTGGCGCAGTTGCACCTGATCAGCCGCTACTCCGGCGCCTCGGTGGAAACCGCGCCGCTGCATTCGCTCGGTGGCGAAGCGTGGACCAAGGCCAAGAAGAAAGCCGCGGAAAAGGTCCGCGACGTGGCCGCCGAACTGCTGGAAATCCAGGCCCGTCGCCAGGCCCGCGCCGGACTGGCGTTGCCGGTGGATCGCGGCATGTACGAGCCCTTCGCCGCCGCCTTTCCGTTCGAGGAAACGCCGGACCAGCACCACGCGATTGAATCGGTGCTGCGCGATCTTGGCAGCAGCCAGCCGATGGATCGGGTGGTCTGCGGCGATGTGGGTTTTGGCAAGACCGAGGTCGCGCTGCGGGCCGCCTTCGCGGCGGCAAGCGCCGGCAAGCAGGTCGCGGTGCTGGTGCCGACCACGTTGCTGGCCGAACAGCACTACCGCAACTTCCGCGATCGCTTCGCCGACTGGCCGCTGCGGGTGGAAGTGCTGTCGCGCTTCAAGACTGCCAAGGAGATCAAGGCCGAACTGGAGAAGCTGGCCGAGGGCAAGCTGGACGTGATCGTCGGCACCCATCGCCTGCTGCAGCCGGACGTGAAGTTCCGCGACCTGGGCCTGGTCATCGTCGATGAAGAACAGCGCTTCGGCGTGCGCCAGAAGGAAGCGCTGAAGGCACTGCGCGCCAACGTCCACCTGCTGACCCTGACCGCCACACCGATTCCGCGCACGCTCAACATGGCCATGGCCGGCCTGCGCGATCTGTCGATCATCGCCACCCCGCCGGCCAACCGCATGGCGGTGCAGACCTTCATCACGCCCTGGGATGGGCCGTTGTTGAAAGAGTCGTTCCAGCGCGAGCTCTCGCGCGGTGGCCAGGTCTACTTCCTGCACAACGACGTGGAAAGCATCGGCCGCATGCAGCGCGATCTGCAGGAGCTGGTGCCGGAGGCGCGCATCGGCGTGGCGCATGGGCAGATGCCCGAGCGCGAACTGGAACAGGTGATGCTCGGCTTCCAGAAGCAGCGCTTCAACGTGTTGCTGTGCACGACAATCATCGAATCGGGCATCGACATTCCCAACGCCAACACGATCATCATCAACCGCGCCGATCGCTTCGGCCTGGCCCAGCTGCACCAGCTGCGTGGCCGCGTCGGTCGCTCGCATCACCGCAGCTACGCCTACCTGGTGGTGCCGGACAAGCGCAGCATGACCGCCGACGCCGAGCGCCGGCTGGACGCCATCGCGGCGATGGACGAACTGGGCGCCGGCTTCATGCTGGCCACCCACGATCTGGAAATCCGCGGCGCCGGTGAACTGCTGGGCGAGGATCAGAGCGGGCAGATGGCCGAGATTGGCTTCAGCCTGTACACCGAATTGCTGGAGCGCGCGGTCAAGTCGATTCGCCAGGGCAAGCTGCCTGACGCCGACCTGGGCCAGGAATCACGCGGGGCCGAAGTGGAACTGCATGTGCCGGCGCTGATTCCGGATGACTACCTGCCCGACGTGCACACGCGCCTGACCTTGTACAAGCGCATCAGCAGCGCGCGTGACGTCGACGAGCTGCGCGACCTGCAGGTGGAGATGATCGACCGCTTCGGCCTGCTGCCGGACCAGGTGAAGTACCTGTTCGCCACCGCCGAACTCAAGCTCACCGCCACCGCACTGGGGATCCGCAAGCTGGACCTGGGCGAAGCCGGTGGCCGCATCGTCTTCGAGAGCAAGCCCAACATCGATCCGATGGCGGTGATCCAGCTGATCCAGAAGCAGCCCAAGCTCTACACCATGGACGGCCCGGACAAGCTGCGGGTCAAGGTGCCGCTGCCGGAGGCGGCGGACAGGTTCAATGCGGCCAAGGGTTTGTTGACGACCTTGAAGGCGGCGTAG